CGTGCTATGGTGTGGACAACTTAATCGTACCACACAAACTTGATAAACTTCAACATTTGCTGATTGCCGGAATGGACACCCAGATGGTTGAGTTTCATGCTACTGATCTTGCTCATTTTGAGTACAAAGGGCGAGTTATCCCTATAGTCCTTCATGGTTGCTCGAAACTAGAGAAGGCAACAATGAAGTTTAATGGCACTAAAGCACTGGCACATGCATTCACTGCAGTTCCAAGCATTTTGCCAGTGAAGACATTACATCTGCAAGCTTTCATATCAAAATATGCACAGGTTAGCTGGTCTTTTTTTTTTGTTCACCTCATAGTTCTTCAAAGTTGGTGTTACTGTCAGCGTCATCTTATTCGTTTGTTTGGGTCATGTTTCAGTTGCAGAAGCTGCCAACAAGACAACAGGGAATGTTTTTGCATTTGAGGCATATGATTTGTCAATTAATTGTCAACTCTAACGACCCAAATGGTGATAATGGAGTTCTTCAACTGGCCAATTGTTTGGATGTTGCACCCAGACTGGAGACGTTGCACTTGCATGTGAGTGCAATTTTATTTATTTAAAACGATTAACATAAAGACCTTCAAGAAAAAAAAACTGTATTTTTATTAGTTTCACCAATGATTGCAAGCTTCCAATGCAGATGCTCTGTGCGATATCAAGTAGTTTCTCCAGCGGTGAGGTGGCGGGTATGCGCCGCCATGATCATCTCAAGACGGTCTTCATGAGCGGTTTTCGATGTTACAAGGCTCAGATTGAGCTGGCATGCTGTATCTTGAGAAATGCTTCTGTTCTTGAGCAGCTGATAATAGAACCAAGGATTACAGACAAAGTATGGGCGGGTGATTGTTCCAAGTGGAATACTGACCTTGGCGAAATCTTACCAGGGGTCTGTGAGTGGGCACATGTCACCTCAGAGCGCTTCGGTAAGGTGATCACCGTCGTAGGTGCCTCCCTTAACAGTGAGTAAACCAATATTTTTCCCATCTTGTACTAATATTGAATAATCTTCAACCTGTAAGAGGATTATTTGTCCTGGTGTGCTATTATTAGAGCTAATGAAAGAACCCAAGTCTGTGAAAATTCAGACAAACTTGAAAGAAGTGAAGCTGTAATGGGAGCTCATTAGTAACAAAACTTATACCACAAAATCTATGTATCGTTGGCTTTCCCATCTGGGAGTCCAAACCCCATATTTGGTCTAACTCTGGAAGCTAAAAATTCCTTTGAAGATCTGGATTTTAACATGGCCGGTTGTCCATGATAGAATAGAATCCTTACAAGAAAACAAATACTTCACAGACATTGGCCTACAGATAGCAATTACCCCCTGTGTAGGAAAACTGAAACAGCTGATCATCTTTTGTTTTGATGTCCCATTGCTATCTTTGTCCAAGACATGATTACATGGCTGAAATTGGCACCCTCTATCAGTCCAAGACATGATTACATGGCTGAAATTGGCACCCTCTATCAGTCCAAGACATGATTACATGGCTGAAATTGGCACCCTCTATCAGTCCAAGACATGATTACATGGCTGAAATCTGAGCCGACTGGGAGCATTGATTATCTTTGGTTGGGATTACAGTAGTTTGGTGGGCTCTTTGCAACATCCAATTGACTGACGATATCTTGCATGTATTGATTTTCCTGCAGCAACGGAGGCTTCTTTGGCCCAGCAAGGCGCGGGATCTCTTCAGCACCATCATTAGCGAGTGTCGTAATTGCCTGCAGATTATTAGTAGATCGTAGTGGGATGCTATGTTGATCTCCCCTGGTGTCTGTTTAACCTCACCTATGTTCTCTTCACTGTGATCATAGTAAACTTTGTTACCTTTTGCTCTAATGATGAAAAGCTGGGAAGAAGTAAAGCTTTCTTTTCAACAAAGGATGGATTTTATTACTCAAAGGGAACAAGTAAATCTGTCTCAACGTCGCCTATCCGGGTGAAAAATGAAATACCTCTTCAAAGTGTATGCTAAGCTATCAAATCTTCAAGCCATACAAAACATCTGCATAAATTTTGCTACCTGCCATCTTATCACAGTTTGGTTTGGCATTGCAACAAATTTGTGGTTTGTTTGGGCGAATACCAACCGAAATACTGGGCTTGCCCAACAGCATATTTGCTGATCAACAAGTTCAGTGCGTCGACAACACCTGAAAGATGAGGAGGATGAGGGTGATGATGGCGGGCCTGGCCGTAGATGGATCTGCGCCCCCTGATGAGAACACCATTGGTGGGTAGGCTGCACTGCTCGGCGGTGACGTTGTTTCTGCAAATGCCAAGGACAGCACTGATGCTGTCATGTTCAGAAGGCGAGGCACCAAAACCAAACCAGACGATCTAAAATTAACTGTAAACCAAGGCCATTTTTTGTCTGTGACAACCAATGTTTGAAGAAATTTGTGGTTATATCAGAGACCTTTCTTGTCCGTGTAtggttcaatttcttcagtccaGTGTAATTTGTTTATTTAATTAATAAAGTCAGGTCATGTCCCCGAAAGAAGTTATGAGCCCTGGTGCTACAGCCTACAAGTTCATTCTGAACGAACTGACTTCCCCAGCTATTTAATCTAATGAATAATGTACCTGCGTTCTAAAATATAGTACAATATGTTGGATAAATGAGCAACTAACCTTTACTGAAGGCCAAAGGCCATTACATATACATGTGTGTCAAAGTGTCAGGAAACCCCTTATACAATGGGGATATACCGAAAAGAGACTACACATCTaacaccaccaccacccccccccccccccccccaaaccccctccccctcaaactcatggtggatcAACAACATTGAGTTTTGAGAGGAAAAAGGTATGCTACGCTCGAGTCTGTGCCTTCGTGAAGAAGTCAGCCACCTGTAACTCAGAGGGCACATAGTGAAGAGCGAGAGTCTGATCCTGCACAGCAGCACGCACAAAGTGAGCATCCACACCGAtgtgcttggtgagctcatgcttcaccGGGTCACGCGCAATACTAATAGCACCAGTACTGTTTGACAATAAGGGAGTCGAGGTAGCAGCAGACACACCAAAATCCTCAAGTAACCACCGTAACCAGATCACCTCAGCCGTCAACATAGCCATGGCCCGCAACTCAGCCTCTGTACTAGAGCGAGAAACTGCAGTCTGTTTCTTTGTCTTCCAGGCAATAAGAGAGCCGCCAAGAAAAACACAGTAAGCAGACAAGTACTGTTTGACAATAAGGGAGTCGAGGTAGCAGCAGACACACCAAAATCCTCAAGTAACCACCGTAACCAGATCACCTCAGCCGTCAACATAGCCATGGCCCGCAACTCAGCCTCTGTACTAGAGCGAGAAACTGCAGTCTGTTTCTTTGTCTTCCAGGCAATAAGAGAGCCGCCAAGAAAAACACAGTAAGCAGACAGCGAGCGTCGATCAGAGGGATCACTAGCCCAGGTAGCATCAGAGTAGGCCTGGAGCTCAAGAGAGCTGGAGCGGGGAAAGAAAAGACGCTGAGAGATCGTGCCACGAAGGTATCGTAGAACACGGAGGAGATGACTATAGTGGACAGAGGTGGGGGCTGAAACAAACTGACTCAGGATGTGAACAGGATAGGAGATGTCAGGACGCGTAACAGCAAGATAGACAAGGCTACCAACGAGGTGACGATAGCGAGTGGGATTAGGAAGAGGGTCACCATCAGAGGCTCGAAGCTGAACGTTGAGCTCCATAGGAGTCACAACTGTGCGGTCATCACTGAGAGCAGCTCGAACAAGAAGATcctgaatatatttcttttgagAGATGTAGAAGCCATCAGAGGTCGAGAAGATCTCAATCCCAAGAAAATAGCGAAGAGGACCAAGATCAGTCATGAGGAACTGATCATGAAGGTGGTCCTTAACAAAGGCAATGTAGTCAGAGTCGTCAccagtgatgatcatgtcatcaacataaagaAGGAGACGAGTCCGACCACGAGAAGATGTGTGAACAAACAACGCGGGATCATGATCACTGGGCAAGAAACCAGCAGCAGCCACCACAGAGGCGAAGCGCTCAAACCAGGTGCGAGGGGCCTGTTTAAGACCATGGAGGGAGCGGCGAAGTCGACAAACCATACCGTCAGGAGCATCGTACCCCGGTGGTGGCTGCATGTAAACCTCCTTACGCAACTCGCCATTGAGAAAGGCGTTCTGGACATCAAGTTGAGAGATAGACCACTGATGAACAGAAGCCACAGCAAGGAGAGTGCAGACAGTGATCATGTGAGCCACAGGAGTGAATGTCTCATCATAATCGCGTCCTTGCTACTGCTGGAAACCACGggccacaagacgagc
The window above is part of the Triticum urartu cultivar G1812 unplaced genomic scaffold, Tu2.1 TuUngrouped_contig_4269, whole genome shotgun sequence genome. Proteins encoded here:
- the LOC125527584 gene encoding putative F-box/LRR-repeat protein At5g54820 isoform X3 (The sequence of the model RefSeq protein was modified relative to this genomic sequence to represent the inferred CDS: added 57 bases not found in genome assembly), with product MAGAGEDESAPPPSPLDQKQPMEEAAAAAVGKRGRLGHHHGAADPPSFRMEDLPTITSIPPEVQPVIISPLPLKEAVRTSIVSRSWRMLWTFHSDLCFDGPTPNDLDSDTDDEFAGQDTTKMNRAKFIETVNSVIQQHSGIGINKFSVRWGMHKEYSDHLDRWIGFAASSKANIIDFNLKKTYQPFEFHHFPLEALDSQGCSFVKSLFLASVSTKPNSVISGFTILRRLVLEFVKILGDFPGLLAKCSGLEDLEIIACYGVDNLIVPHKLDKLQHLLIAGMDTQMVEFHATDLAHFEYKGRVIPIVLHGCSKLEKATMKFNGTKALAHAFTAVPSILPVKTLHLQAFISKYAQLQKLPTRQQGMFLHLRHMICQLIVNSNDPNGDNGVLQLANCLDVAPRLETLHLHMLCAISSSFSSGEVAGMRRHDHLKTVFMSGFRCYKAQIELACCILRNASVLEQLIIEPRITDKVWAGDCSKWNTDLGEILPGVCEWAHVTSERFGKVITVVGASLNTTEASLAQQGAGSLQHHH
- the LOC125527584 gene encoding putative F-box/LRR-repeat protein At5g54820 isoform X4 (The sequence of the model RefSeq protein was modified relative to this genomic sequence to represent the inferred CDS: added 57 bases not found in genome assembly), yielding MAGAGEDESAPPPSPLDQKQPMEEAAAAAVGKRGRLGHHHGAADPPSFRMEDLPTITSIPPEVQPVIISPLPLKEAVRTSIVSRSWRMLWTFHSDLCFDGPTPNDLDSDTDDEFAGQDTTKMNRAKFIETVNSVIQQHSGIGINKFSVRWGMHKEYSDHLDRWIGFAASSKANIIDFNLKKTYQPFEFHHFPLEALDSQGCSFVKSLFLASVSTKPNSVISGFTILRRLVLEFVKILGDFPGLLAKCSGLEDLEIIACYGVDNLIVPHKLDKLQHLLIAGMDTQMVEFHATDLAHFEYKGRVIPIVLHGCSKLEKATMKFNGTKALAHAFTAVPSILPVKTLHLQAFISKYAQLQKLPTRQQGMFLHLRHMICQLIVNSNDPNGDNGVLQLANCLDVAPRLETLHLHMLCAISSSFSSGEVAGMRRHDHLKTVFMSGFRCYKAQIELACCILRNASVLEQLIIEPRITDKVWAGDCSKWNTDLGEILPGVCEWAHVTSERFATEASLAQQGAGSLQHHH
- the LOC125527584 gene encoding putative F-box/LRR-repeat protein At5g54820 isoform X1 (The sequence of the model RefSeq protein was modified relative to this genomic sequence to represent the inferred CDS: added 57 bases not found in genome assembly); the encoded protein is MAGAGEDESAPPPSPLDQKQPMEEAAAAAVGKRGRLGHHHGAADPPSFRMEDLPTITSIPPEVQPVIISPLPLKEAVRTSIVSRSWRMLWTFHSDLCFDGPTPNDLDSDTDDEFAGQDTTKMNRAKFIETVNSVIQQHSGIGINKFSVRWGMHKEYSDHLDRWIGFAASSKANIIDFNLKKTYQPFEFHHFPLEALDSQGCSFVKSLFLASVSTKPNSVISGFTILRRLVLEFVKILGDFPGLLAKCSGLEDLEIIACYGVDNLIVPHKLDKLQHLLIAGMDTQMVEFHATDLAHFEYKGRVIPIVLHGCSKLEKATMKFNGTKALAHAFTAVPSILPVKTLHLQAFISKYAQLQKLPTRQQGMFLHLRHMICQLIVNSNDPNGDNGVLQLANCLDVAPRLETLHLHMLCAISSSFSSGEVAGMRRHDHLKTVFMSGFRCYKAQIELACCILRNASVLEQLIIEPRITDKVWAGDCSKWNTDLGEILPGVCEWAHVTSERFGKQRRLLWPSKARDLFSTIISECRNCLQIISRS
- the LOC125527584 gene encoding putative F-box/LRR-repeat protein At5g54820 isoform X2 (The sequence of the model RefSeq protein was modified relative to this genomic sequence to represent the inferred CDS: added 57 bases not found in genome assembly); this encodes MAGAGEDESAPPPSPLDQKQPMEEAAAAAVGKRGRLGHHHGAADPPSFRMEDLPTITSIPPEVQPVIISPLPLKEAVRTSIVSRSWRMLWTFHSDLCFDGPTPNDLDSDTDDEFAGQDTTKMNRAKFIETVNSVIQQHSGIGINKFSVRWGMHKEYSDHLDRWIGFAASSKANIIDFNLKKTYQPFEFHHFPLEALDSQGCSFVKSLFLASVSTKPNSVISGFTILRRLVLEFVKILGDFPGLLAKCSGLEDLEIIACYGVDNLIVPHKLDKLQHLLIAGMDTQMVEFHATDLAHFEYKGRVIPIVLHGCSKLEKATMKFNGTKALAHAFTAVPSILPVKTLHLQAFISKYAQKLPTRQQGMFLHLRHMICQLIVNSNDPNGDNGVLQLANCLDVAPRLETLHLHMLCAISSSFSSGEVAGMRRHDHLKTVFMSGFRCYKAQIELACCILRNASVLEQLIIEPRITDKVWAGDCSKWNTDLGEILPGVCEWAHVTSERFGKQRRLLWPSKARDLFSTIISECRNCLQIISRS